From Ancylobacter pratisalsi, one genomic window encodes:
- the irrA gene encoding iron response transcriptional regulator IrrA, which yields MSETVRPHPVSVSRVLVDDEPVLPVARLRDGAAVPRNGCPFHDVRHMLREVSLRPTRQRLALGWLLFAKGDRHVSAEILHEEAIKARFPVSLATVYNTLHQFTEAGLLRELAIDGSKTYFDTNPSDHHHFFMEGENHLLDIPSAAVEVERIPEPPEGYEVARIDVVVRLKPKHRA from the coding sequence ATGAGCGAAACCGTTCGTCCCCATCCTGTGTCGGTCTCCCGCGTGCTCGTCGATGACGAGCCCGTGCTGCCCGTGGCGCGTCTGCGCGACGGGGCGGCGGTGCCGCGCAATGGCTGTCCATTCCACGATGTGCGCCATATGCTGCGCGAGGTGAGCCTGCGCCCGACCCGGCAACGTCTGGCCCTGGGATGGCTGCTGTTCGCCAAAGGCGACCGTCATGTGTCGGCGGAAATCCTGCATGAGGAAGCGATCAAGGCGCGCTTCCCGGTGTCGCTGGCGACCGTGTACAACACGCTGCACCAGTTCACCGAGGCGGGCCTGCTGCGCGAACTGGCGATCGACGGGTCGAAGACCTATTTCGACACCAACCCCTCGGACCACCACCACTTCTTCATGGAAGGCGAGAACCACCTTCTCGACATTCCCAGCGCCGCCGTCGAGGTGGAGCGCATTCCCGAGCCGCCGGAAGGCTATGAGGTCGCCCGCATCGACGTGGTGGTGCGCCTGAAGCCCAAGCACCGCGCGTAA
- a CDS encoding LysR family transcriptional regulator gives MNEALDLDTVETFLRVAELASFTRAAELAGISQSAVSLKLRKLEARLGRVLLERTPRHVRLTADGERFLPRARALVLAERDARLWEAPARRLRIGVSDHVVGDSLAMLLRRLDALVPGTVFEMRVGFSRELLVAYDSGEIDAAIVRREADRRDGEELRRDAYGWFAAPERRVIAGEAVPLALLEAPCGVRAHAIRALGDAGIAWREAFVGGGVAAVAAAVTAGLAVAPLAARLAPAGSRDIGPQLGLPPLPHARIMLVARAGDGAQGRLISTLAAAFRG, from the coding sequence ATGAATGAAGCCCTCGATCTCGACACGGTGGAGACCTTCCTGCGGGTGGCCGAGCTGGCGAGCTTCACCCGCGCGGCGGAGCTCGCCGGGATCAGCCAGTCGGCGGTCAGCCTCAAGCTTCGCAAGCTGGAGGCGCGCCTCGGCCGTGTTCTGCTGGAGCGTACGCCGCGCCATGTCCGGCTGACCGCCGATGGCGAGCGCTTCCTGCCGCGGGCCCGGGCACTCGTGCTCGCGGAACGGGACGCGCGGCTGTGGGAAGCGCCGGCCCGGCGCCTGCGCATCGGCGTCAGCGACCATGTTGTCGGCGACAGCCTGGCGATGCTGTTGCGTCGTCTCGACGCGCTGGTGCCCGGCACTGTGTTCGAGATGCGGGTCGGGTTTTCCCGCGAATTGCTGGTCGCCTATGATTCGGGGGAGATCGACGCGGCCATCGTGCGCCGTGAGGCCGACCGGCGCGATGGCGAGGAGCTGCGTCGCGACGCCTATGGCTGGTTCGCCGCCCCGGAGCGGCGCGTTATAGCGGGCGAAGCGGTGCCGCTGGCTCTTCTGGAGGCTCCCTGCGGCGTGCGTGCGCACGCCATCCGCGCGCTCGGCGACGCCGGGATCGCGTGGCGGGAGGCCTTTGTCGGCGGAGGTGTCGCCGCCGTTGCGGCGGCTGTAACGGCGGGTCTTGCCGTGGCCCCGCTCGCGGCCCGGCTGGCGCCGGCGGGCAGTCGGGACATCGGCCCGCAGCTCGGTCTGCCGCCTCTGCCGCACGCGCGGATCATGCTGGTCGCCCGCGCCGGAGATGGCGCGCAGGGGCGGCTGATCAGCACACTCGCCGCCGCTTTTCGCGGCTGA
- a CDS encoding tautomerase family protein: protein MPMIQISFAPGPTTAPEVEPRLAREAARLAQEWLGKDPALTSVAVQRFEPGSWYSGGASLAAQGLAGFWLDIRVTEGTNTKGEKAGFIAATFAAAGEILGPLHTESYVHVFEARADAYGYGGRTQERRYIEARPAPAV from the coding sequence ATGCCGATGATCCAGATTTCCTTCGCACCCGGCCCGACCACTGCACCCGAGGTCGAGCCGCGCCTCGCGCGCGAAGCTGCACGGCTCGCCCAGGAATGGCTGGGCAAGGATCCCGCGTTGACCAGCGTGGCGGTGCAGCGTTTCGAGCCGGGGAGCTGGTACAGCGGCGGCGCCTCGCTGGCGGCGCAGGGGCTCGCCGGATTCTGGCTCGACATCCGGGTGACCGAGGGCACGAATACGAAGGGCGAAAAGGCCGGCTTCATCGCCGCCACCTTCGCCGCCGCCGGAGAGATTCTCGGGCCGCTGCACACGGAAAGCTATGTCCATGTGTTCGAGGCGCGGGCCGACGCCTATGGCTATGGCGGACGCACGCAGGAGCGGCGCTATATCGAGGCACGGCCGGCGCCGGCCGTCTGA
- a CDS encoding SH3 domain-containing protein — MNETMADDGLSMRAGRVRLRRGAAWALGALLVLTPLAAGAQQNGAPQAGATAGRTSGLPVPRFVSIKADKVNVRSGPSLDHAVAWVFTRAGLPVEVTAEFETWRRIRDSDGAEGWVYHSMLSGRRTALVSPWSKSDPVPLYESREETSSVKARLEPGVLGKVEHCDGKWCRFFDEGFDGFIEQEKLWGVYPGEKVE; from the coding sequence GTGAATGAGACGATGGCGGATGACGGGCTTTCGATGAGGGCAGGGCGCGTGCGCCTGCGCCGGGGGGCGGCATGGGCGCTTGGCGCGCTTCTTGTGCTGACGCCGCTGGCCGCCGGCGCGCAACAGAACGGCGCGCCGCAGGCGGGCGCGACGGCCGGGCGCACCAGCGGCCTGCCGGTGCCACGCTTCGTCAGCATCAAGGCCGACAAGGTGAATGTGCGCTCCGGCCCCTCGCTGGACCATGCGGTCGCGTGGGTGTTCACCCGCGCCGGTCTGCCGGTCGAGGTGACGGCGGAGTTCGAGACCTGGCGGCGGATCCGTGATTCGGATGGCGCCGAGGGGTGGGTCTATCACTCCATGCTGTCGGGCCGGCGCACCGCGCTGGTCAGCCCGTGGAGCAAGAGCGATCCGGTTCCGCTCTACGAATCGCGGGAGGAGACCTCATCGGTGAAGGCCCGTCTGGAGCCCGGCGTGCTCGGCAAGGTCGAGCATTGCGACGGCAAATGGTGCCGCTTCTTCGACGAGGGTTTCGACGGCTTCATCGAGCAGGAAAAGCTCTGGGGCGTCTATCCCGGCGAAAAGGTGGAGTGA
- a CDS encoding 2-hydroxyacid dehydrogenase: MGRKKPLVVVTRRLPDKIETRMRELFDARLNVDDVPMTQDQLAQAMATADVLVPAICDRIDTRVIEAAGPNLKLIANFGNGVDHIDVVAANERGITVTNTPGVLTEDTADMTMALILAVPRRLTEGAALINNDDGEWPGWSPTWMLGHRIWGKRLGIIGMGRIGQAVARRAKAFGLQIHYHNRHPLPPQIEEELEATYWDSLDQMLARMDILSVNCPHTPGTFHLLSARRLKLVRRDAYIVNTARGEVIDENALIRMIEGGEIAGAGLDVFEREPAVSPKLLKLARAGKVVLLPHMGSATVEARIDTGEKVIVNIRAFMDDHRPPDRVLPAML, translated from the coding sequence ATGGGCCGCAAGAAGCCGCTGGTGGTCGTTACACGCAGACTGCCCGACAAGATCGAAACGCGCATGCGCGAACTGTTCGATGCGCGGCTGAACGTCGACGACGTGCCGATGACACAGGACCAGCTCGCCCAGGCCATGGCCACCGCCGACGTGCTGGTGCCGGCGATCTGCGACCGTATCGACACCCGGGTCATCGAAGCGGCGGGTCCCAACCTCAAGCTCATCGCCAATTTCGGCAATGGCGTCGACCATATCGACGTCGTCGCGGCCAATGAACGGGGCATCACCGTCACCAATACGCCCGGCGTGCTGACCGAAGATACCGCCGACATGACCATGGCGCTGATCCTGGCCGTGCCGCGACGGCTGACCGAAGGCGCCGCGCTGATCAACAATGACGATGGCGAGTGGCCCGGCTGGTCGCCGACCTGGATGCTCGGCCACCGCATCTGGGGCAAGCGGCTCGGCATCATCGGCATGGGGCGGATCGGCCAGGCGGTGGCGCGGCGCGCCAAGGCCTTCGGGTTGCAGATCCACTACCACAACCGGCACCCGCTCCCCCCTCAGATCGAGGAGGAGCTGGAGGCCACCTATTGGGACAGCCTCGACCAGATGCTGGCCCGCATGGACATTCTGTCCGTCAACTGCCCGCACACGCCCGGCACCTTCCACCTTCTCTCGGCCCGACGGCTGAAGCTGGTGCGCCGGGATGCCTATATCGTGAACACCGCGCGCGGCGAGGTGATCGACGAGAACGCGCTGATCCGCATGATCGAGGGCGGGGAGATCGCCGGCGCCGGGCTCGACGTGTTCGAGCGCGAACCCGCCGTGAGCCCCAAGCTGCTCAAGCTCGCACGCGCCGGCAAGGTGGTGCTGCTGCCGCATATGGGCTCGGCCACGGTGGAAGCGCGCATCGACACCGGCGAGAAGGTGATCGTCAACATCCGCGCCTTCATGGACGACCACCGCCCGCCCGACCGGGTCCTGCCGGCAATGCTCTGA
- a CDS encoding TM2 domain-containing protein, whose product MDTSRVGMVGGDARSLMLYEANKKSMGVAYLLWFFLGGMGGHRFYCGRTGSAVAQLMLTVFGLILAAVGVGLVLLVGVGLWVLVDAFLIPGWIAGHNNLLAHQLGA is encoded by the coding sequence ATGGATACGAGCAGGGTCGGGATGGTGGGTGGCGACGCGCGCTCGCTGATGCTCTACGAGGCCAACAAGAAGTCGATGGGCGTCGCCTATCTGCTCTGGTTCTTCCTCGGCGGCATGGGCGGCCACCGGTTCTATTGCGGGCGCACGGGCAGCGCGGTGGCGCAGCTCATGCTCACGGTTTTCGGTCTCATTCTCGCGGCGGTCGGGGTCGGGCTGGTGCTACTGGTCGGCGTCGGCCTGTGGGTGCTGGTCGACGCCTTCCTCATTCCGGGATGGATTGCCGGCCACAACAACCTGCTGGCGCATCAACTGGGCGCATAG
- a CDS encoding HesA/MoeB/ThiF family protein, giving the protein MTSETPAPSARAALFSPEEVERYARHLVLPEIGGPGQGKLKKARMLVVGAGGLGAPVLLYLAAAGVGHLVVIDDDEVSLSNLQRQVIHATSAVGRPKTESAAAFVAALNPHVTFEGVRARLTVENALALVASVDVVIDGSDNFSTRYLVSDACALAGRPLVTAALGRFDATVTTLRPHEKGADGTPNPTYRCLFPEPPPVGTVPSCAEAGILGAVAGVAGSLAALEAIRAVTVFGEGLVGRLLMIDTLSMRFETLNYGWDPDNPLTGTHPTITDLSAHRR; this is encoded by the coding sequence ATGACCAGCGAGACCCCCGCCCCCTCTGCGCGCGCCGCTCTGTTCTCCCCCGAAGAGGTGGAGCGCTATGCGCGTCACCTCGTGCTTCCCGAGATTGGCGGGCCGGGGCAGGGGAAACTGAAGAAGGCGCGCATGCTCGTCGTCGGCGCGGGCGGGCTCGGCGCGCCGGTGCTGCTCTATCTCGCCGCGGCGGGCGTCGGGCATCTGGTGGTGATTGACGACGACGAGGTGTCGCTGTCGAACCTGCAGCGCCAGGTCATCCATGCCACGTCAGCGGTGGGGCGCCCCAAGACCGAGAGCGCGGCCGCTTTTGTCGCCGCGCTCAATCCGCATGTGACGTTCGAGGGCGTGCGGGCCCGCCTCACCGTCGAGAACGCGCTGGCGCTTGTCGCCTCCGTCGACGTGGTGATCGACGGGTCGGACAATTTCTCCACCCGCTATCTGGTGTCGGACGCCTGCGCGCTGGCGGGGCGCCCGCTGGTGACGGCGGCGCTGGGGCGTTTCGATGCCACGGTGACCACGCTGCGCCCGCATGAGAAGGGCGCGGACGGCACGCCGAACCCAACCTATCGCTGCCTGTTTCCCGAGCCGCCCCCGGTGGGCACGGTGCCGAGCTGCGCCGAAGCCGGCATTCTCGGCGCGGTGGCCGGTGTCGCCGGCTCGCTGGCGGCGCTGGAGGCGATCCGCGCGGTGACGGTTTTCGGCGAGGGGCTGGTGGGCCGGCTGCTGATGATCGACACCCTCTCCATGCGTTTCGAAACGCTGAACTATGGCTGGGATCCGGACAACCCGCTCACCGGCACGCATCCCACCATCACGGATCTTTCCGCGCACCGGCGGTAA